The following are from one region of the Phycisphaerae bacterium genome:
- the hemC gene encoding hydroxymethylbilane synthase: MNVLTVATRGAELAIAQTQIIISALKKTCPDIQIKIKKITTKGDTDKYTALWDLKSTGFFTSQVEDALLAGKADFAVHSFKDLPTQQRNGLTIAAICDRQFAEDCLMANDAINSIEQLPLSAKIGTSSLRRAAQIKHLRADLTPLSIRGNVPTRIKLLEQGKFDAVILARAGIERLGLGKKISLCFDPQQFIPAPAQGALAVQTRIDDPAVTKLIAAIDDKNLRAITFAERQVLVTMQCGCHAPVGAFAKIIGNDMEIRAFISDVEGENFISRRITGPAADANGLAEKIANDLLDAGGREILEKLEKQ, from the coding sequence ATGAATGTCCTTACCGTTGCAACACGGGGCGCAGAATTGGCCATTGCTCAAACGCAGATTATCATCTCGGCTTTGAAGAAAACCTGCCCCGATATACAAATCAAAATCAAAAAAATAACCACCAAAGGCGACACCGATAAATATACTGCCTTGTGGGATTTAAAGAGCACTGGCTTTTTCACTTCGCAGGTAGAAGATGCCCTCCTGGCCGGAAAAGCTGATTTTGCTGTCCACAGCTTCAAGGATTTGCCTACCCAACAGCGAAATGGACTGACCATCGCAGCGATTTGTGATAGACAATTTGCAGAAGATTGTCTGATGGCAAATGATGCAATTAATTCGATAGAGCAGCTTCCACTCTCTGCAAAAATCGGCACTTCCAGCCTAAGACGCGCAGCCCAGATAAAACATTTAAGAGCTGACCTCACCCCCTTGTCCATTCGCGGTAATGTCCCGACACGAATAAAATTGCTGGAGCAAGGCAAATTTGATGCTGTCATTTTAGCCCGTGCCGGCATAGAACGGCTCGGCTTGGGTAAAAAAATATCTTTATGCTTCGACCCGCAGCAATTTATCCCTGCACCGGCTCAGGGGGCACTCGCCGTTCAAACAAGAATAGATGACCCAGCCGTAACAAAATTGATTGCCGCCATAGATGATAAAAACCTCAGGGCAATTACCTTTGCAGAGCGCCAGGTTCTGGTTACAATGCAATGCGGCTGCCATGCCCCCGTAGGTGCCTTTGCAAAAATAATCGGAAACGATATGGAAATCCGCGCATTTATCTCTGATGTGGAAGGCGAAAATTTCATCAGCCGTCGCATCACAGGCCCGGCGGCCGATGCCAACGGCCTCGCTGAAAAAATCGCCAATGACCTCCTCGATGCCGGCGGCAGAGAAATCCTGGAAAAACTCGAAAAACAATGA
- the cobA gene encoding uroporphyrinogen-III C-methyltransferase, translated as MNRKGKVYLVGAGPGRADLITVRGAELLKTADCIICDKLANPALLKFARPGAEIIHVPKRIGPGSATQDQINKLMVEKAKLGKTVVRLKGGDPGIFGRTGQELSSLTEAGIDFEIVPGVTAAVAAAESAGILLTDRDYSSQVVFITGREAEGKQKSNIDWNMLAKCNGTIVFYMAMENLKFITGQLIKNGMAEETPTAVIADATLPTQKTVRASLNKISETCKENKIEPPAIVVIGAAADEKLNWLANKPLFGKTTIITRDTESNADFAAKIIAKGGSPIEFPTIKIEPLTHTNNFLQMFTKLAEYDWLIFTSANGVTVLFDALQKLDKDARVFASIKIAAIGSETAAKLAEFGIKADFTPNVFTSKELGKQLLAFTNLKNKKVLLLRSQFASNELCELLENTGAKADNVPIYTTVTVKNDSGLLIEKIEKGKIDWLTFASPSSVKAFFEQIPADLINSSNIKVASIGPVTSEQLKTLGLKVDMQATEHTIDGLLDAIEKMYE; from the coding sequence ATGAACAGAAAAGGCAAAGTATATCTCGTCGGCGCAGGACCCGGCAGAGCCGATTTGATTACCGTCCGTGGCGCAGAACTGCTCAAAACCGCAGACTGCATAATCTGCGACAAGCTGGCCAATCCCGCCTTGTTAAAATTCGCCCGTCCCGGCGCCGAGATTATCCACGTCCCGAAGCGAATTGGTCCCGGCTCCGCCACGCAGGACCAAATCAACAAATTAATGGTCGAAAAAGCAAAACTCGGGAAAACCGTTGTCCGCTTAAAAGGCGGAGACCCCGGTATCTTCGGCAGAACTGGACAGGAATTGTCATCCCTAACCGAAGCAGGTATCGATTTTGAAATCGTCCCCGGCGTAACTGCCGCCGTCGCCGCTGCCGAATCCGCAGGTATCCTGCTGACCGACAGAGACTACAGCTCACAGGTGGTCTTCATTACCGGCCGAGAGGCCGAAGGAAAACAAAAAAGCAATATCGACTGGAACATGCTCGCTAAATGCAACGGCACCATAGTCTTCTATATGGCGATGGAAAATCTAAAGTTTATCACAGGCCAATTAATAAAAAATGGTATGGCCGAAGAAACACCAACAGCAGTAATCGCCGACGCTACGCTGCCGACCCAGAAAACTGTAAGGGCATCACTCAATAAAATATCCGAAACGTGCAAAGAAAATAAAATCGAACCGCCCGCGATTGTAGTCATCGGCGCCGCCGCCGATGAAAAACTTAACTGGCTTGCCAATAAGCCCCTCTTCGGTAAAACTACCATCATAACTCGTGACACCGAAAGCAACGCCGACTTCGCAGCTAAGATTATTGCCAAAGGCGGCAGCCCCATAGAATTTCCAACAATCAAAATCGAACCATTGACGCATACAAATAACTTCCTGCAAATGTTCACTAAGTTAGCCGAATATGATTGGCTCATTTTCACCAGCGCAAACGGCGTAACAGTCCTCTTCGACGCTCTGCAAAAACTGGACAAAGACGCTCGCGTCTTCGCCTCTATAAAAATCGCCGCCATCGGCAGTGAAACCGCCGCAAAACTGGCCGAATTCGGCATAAAAGCAGATTTCACGCCGAATGTCTTCACCAGCAAAGAACTCGGCAAACAACTACTCGCCTTTACGAATCTAAAAAACAAAAAAGTCCTGCTCCTCCGCTCCCAATTTGCCTCGAATGAGCTTTGCGAACTATTAGAAAACACCGGAGCCAAAGCCGATAATGTTCCCATCTATACTACTGTAACTGTGAAAAATGATTCCGGCCTTCTAATAGAGAAAATCGAAAAAGGCAAAATCGACTGGCTGACCTTTGCAAGCCCATCTTCTGTTAAAGCTTTTTTCGAACAAATCCCCGCCGACCTTATAAACTCCAGTAATATCAAAGTAGCGTCTATCGGTCCGGTTACCTCCGAACAACTGAAAACCCTCGGCCTCAAAGTCGATATGCAGGCGACTGAGCACACCATCGACGGCCTGCTCGACGCTATTGAAAAAATGTACGAATGA
- a CDS encoding radical SAM protein has translation MINISKLYCGLAGESDHLRYAQHNSFGPVVAYNCTSRCNLNCLHCYSSSTSGLGSDELTTTEAKQLLHQLAEANCPVILFTGGEPLLRDDLFELLAEAKQLSLRTVISTNGTLIDSAAAKKLAEVGVRYVGISIDGEESFHDKFRQSNGCFKAALTGIANCQKTDLKTGLRFTITKQNAEQIPAVFDIAAEASIRRICFYHLVKAGRAKNLDEFILTPQQTRNAIDTIIEKTGEFVQKKLVDEVLTVGNHADGPYLLLKMNAEANPLYEKAEQLLLTNGGNKTGEKIACIGWDGSVHPDQFWRNYSLGNIKNKPFKEIWNNPAESVLNKLRNKNRFADKRCLKCKWFDLCKGNFRFLGQDPSEKNWLLEPPCYLAEEEIKK, from the coding sequence ATGATAAACATCTCAAAACTATATTGCGGCTTGGCCGGCGAATCCGACCACCTGCGCTACGCACAGCATAATTCCTTCGGCCCAGTCGTCGCCTACAACTGCACAAGCCGCTGTAACTTAAATTGCCTGCATTGTTACAGCAGTTCCACCTCCGGCCTCGGCAGCGATGAACTAACCACCACCGAAGCCAAACAACTGCTCCATCAACTCGCTGAAGCCAATTGCCCCGTCATATTATTCACAGGCGGCGAACCCTTGCTGCGAGATGATTTATTCGAACTATTGGCCGAAGCAAAGCAATTATCCCTGCGGACCGTCATCTCCACCAATGGAACATTGATTGATTCAGCCGCAGCCAAAAAACTCGCCGAAGTCGGCGTAAGATACGTTGGAATCTCCATCGACGGCGAAGAATCCTTCCATGATAAATTCAGACAATCGAACGGCTGTTTCAAAGCCGCCTTAACCGGCATCGCGAATTGTCAAAAAACTGATTTAAAAACCGGTCTGCGATTCACCATAACAAAACAAAACGCCGAACAAATCCCCGCCGTCTTCGACATCGCCGCCGAAGCCAGCATCCGCAGGATTTGTTTCTATCATCTTGTAAAAGCAGGCAGGGCAAAAAATCTCGATGAGTTTATTCTGACGCCGCAGCAAACTCGTAACGCCATTGACACAATAATAGAAAAAACCGGAGAATTCGTTCAAAAGAAACTCGTTGACGAAGTCCTCACTGTCGGCAACCACGCCGACGGCCCATACCTCCTGCTGAAAATGAACGCGGAGGCAAATCCGCTTTACGAAAAAGCCGAGCAGCTTCTTCTTACTAACGGCGGCAACAAAACCGGCGAGAAAATCGCCTGCATCGGTTGGGACGGCTCCGTCCACCCTGATCAGTTCTGGAGGAATTACTCACTCGGCAATATTAAAAACAAACCTTTCAAAGAAATCTGGAATAACCCGGCCGAATCTGTGCTCAATAAGCTCCGCAACAAAAATCGGTTCGCCGACAAACGCTGTCTGAAATGCAAATGGTTCGACCTGTGCAAAGGCAACTTCCGATTCCTTGGCCAAGACCCATCTGAAAAAAACTGGTTACTCGAACCGCCCTGCTACCTTGCGGAAGAAGAAATAAAAAAGTAA
- the hemB gene encoding porphobilinogen synthase — translation MNFPKIRLRRLRSSAAMRRLVHETSLSIDNLVYPLFVCNGENIKEPIKSMTGCFHFSPDTIAAEAAEVAALGIPAVLLFGLPDKKDQTGSQAWAENGVVQQAVKEIKKAAPDLLIITDVCLCAYTSHGHCGVIKDNKVDNDATCELLAKVALSHAQAGADIVAPSDMMDGRVKYIREALEQNGFHDVAIMSYAAKFASAFYGPFRDAVDSAPAFGDRKTYQADPANARQALAEIALDIEEGADIVMVKPALAYLDIIYRARQRFDCPIAAYNVSGEYMMLNSAAEAGLLDKQAAMMETLYSIKRAGADIIITYFAKDVARKTT, via the coding sequence ATGAACTTTCCAAAAATCAGATTGCGACGGCTGCGAAGCAGTGCAGCTATGCGAAGACTGGTTCACGAAACGTCTTTGAGCATTGATAACCTCGTATATCCGCTTTTTGTCTGCAACGGCGAAAATATCAAAGAGCCAATTAAGTCGATGACCGGCTGTTTCCACTTTTCGCCCGACACCATCGCAGCCGAGGCCGCTGAAGTCGCCGCTTTAGGAATACCCGCTGTGCTTCTTTTCGGCCTGCCGGATAAAAAAGACCAGACCGGCTCGCAGGCCTGGGCTGAAAATGGCGTCGTCCAGCAAGCTGTAAAAGAAATCAAAAAAGCCGCCCCCGACTTGCTCATCATCACCGACGTCTGCCTCTGCGCATATACGTCTCACGGCCACTGCGGCGTCATCAAGGACAATAAGGTTGATAACGATGCGACCTGCGAACTACTCGCCAAGGTCGCTCTCTCGCACGCTCAGGCCGGTGCTGATATTGTAGCACCCTCCGATATGATGGATGGCAGGGTGAAATATATTCGTGAGGCCCTCGAACAAAACGGCTTCCACGATGTCGCCATCATGTCTTACGCCGCCAAATTCGCCTCCGCTTTCTATGGGCCATTTAGAGACGCGGTCGATTCCGCTCCCGCATTCGGCGACCGCAAAACCTATCAGGCTGACCCCGCCAACGCGAGACAGGCCCTTGCTGAAATTGCTCTCGATATCGAAGAAGGCGCTGATATCGTTATGGTCAAACCCGCCCTCGCCTACCTTGATATAATTTACCGAGCGAGACAGCGTTTCGATTGCCCCATCGCCGCTTATAATGTCTCTGGCGAATATATGATGCTCAACTCCGCCGCCGAGGCCGGGCTTTTAGATAAGCAGGCCGCTATGATGGAAACGCTTTACTCAATCAAACGCGCCGGCGCCGATATAATAATCACTTACTTCGCAAAAGATGTCGCAAGAAAGACAACTTAA
- a CDS encoding DUF167 domain-containing protein, which produces MADLKIENTEGGVIFPAKIVPGSSRACICGLLGGMLKIKISAPPEKGKANQSLIEFLAKQLGVKKNAISIISGQTNPVKQVQVLGVSADSLIEKLNLG; this is translated from the coding sequence ATGGCTGATTTAAAGATTGAAAATACCGAGGGCGGCGTTATCTTTCCGGCGAAGATAGTCCCCGGCAGCAGCAGGGCCTGTATCTGCGGTCTGCTCGGCGGGATGCTGAAAATCAAGATTTCCGCCCCGCCGGAGAAGGGCAAAGCCAACCAGAGTCTTATCGAATTTTTAGCTAAACAGCTCGGCGTGAAAAAGAACGCTATCAGCATAATCTCCGGCCAAACTAATCCAGTAAAACAAGTACAGGTTTTGGGCGTATCAGCTGATAGTCTGATAGAGAAACTTAACCTTGGTTAA
- a CDS encoding MATE family efflux transporter — MTEESTLLSKNHITDESSLKYMLKLAAPMVVTNISFTVMQFVDRFMVSRLGTEALAAILPAGIISFVPVSFAIGVMTSVNTFVSQSLGRGQKKDCSNYCWQAIYMGLAYIVLVAAIMWPAAPWIFRTLGHEPGVVALEVVYLRIMLYSQFLSIFTWASTQFLMGIHRPIITMYASLVGQVVNVTANYALIFGHFGFPAMGVAGAGWGTFIGVGVGAVMVMAMFLGNEINSNFASRRTTNIDLAKMKDLVKVGFPAGAGFIINMSFWGIILFGLVGRFGKESLAATSAVFSCMSVSFMPIVGLGTALTAAVGRSIGKGRKEMAIKQTAVCLRVALIYMGLVGLCFLLFRNNLMAFWSPDDKEVVAIGINIFIFAAIFQVFDGMLLIYYNALCGAGDTLWLAIVEAVSATTIMGIGGFCMIKFFPEFGALGPWGSATVKIILIAMANRWRFKSGKWMQIDLFKRRPVGVPVEIEAVIE; from the coding sequence ATGACTGAGGAATCAACGCTACTATCAAAAAATCATATCACGGACGAGAGTTCGCTTAAATATATGCTGAAGTTAGCTGCGCCGATGGTGGTAACGAACATATCGTTCACCGTTATGCAGTTCGTTGACAGGTTTATGGTTTCACGTCTTGGGACGGAGGCGCTGGCGGCGATTTTGCCGGCCGGCATTATCAGTTTCGTGCCCGTAAGCTTCGCAATAGGCGTGATGACAAGCGTCAACACATTTGTGAGCCAGAGTTTAGGCAGAGGGCAGAAAAAAGACTGCTCGAATTACTGCTGGCAGGCAATATATATGGGGCTGGCATATATTGTTCTGGTAGCGGCAATTATGTGGCCTGCTGCGCCGTGGATATTCAGGACGCTCGGGCATGAGCCGGGGGTTGTCGCTTTGGAAGTCGTATATCTGCGGATTATGCTCTATTCTCAGTTTCTCTCGATATTCACGTGGGCGAGCACACAATTTTTGATGGGGATTCACCGGCCGATTATTACGATGTATGCGTCGCTGGTCGGGCAGGTGGTCAATGTCACCGCGAATTACGCATTGATTTTCGGCCACTTCGGATTTCCCGCGATGGGTGTCGCAGGCGCGGGATGGGGAACATTTATAGGCGTAGGCGTCGGAGCAGTTATGGTGATGGCGATGTTTCTGGGCAACGAGATAAACTCTAACTTCGCAAGCAGGAGAACAACAAACATCGATTTGGCTAAGATGAAGGATTTGGTAAAAGTGGGTTTTCCGGCTGGGGCCGGCTTTATAATAAATATGTCATTCTGGGGAATAATCCTGTTCGGGCTGGTCGGCAGATTCGGCAAAGAATCGCTGGCCGCGACAAGCGCGGTGTTTTCTTGTATGAGCGTTTCATTTATGCCTATTGTAGGGCTTGGAACCGCCCTGACCGCAGCAGTGGGCAGGTCAATCGGCAAAGGCAGGAAAGAAATGGCAATCAAACAAACCGCCGTCTGTCTGCGGGTCGCCCTTATTTATATGGGGCTGGTGGGGCTTTGCTTTTTGTTATTCAGGAACAATTTAATGGCTTTCTGGTCCCCGGACGATAAAGAAGTAGTTGCTATAGGGATTAACATTTTTATTTTTGCAGCCATTTTTCAGGTTTTCGACGGTATGCTGCTTATTTACTATAATGCGCTGTGCGGGGCCGGCGATACTTTGTGGCTGGCGATTGTCGAGGCCGTCAGCGCGACGACCATAATGGGAATAGGCGGCTTTTGTATGATAAAATTTTTCCCGGAGTTTGGCGCTTTGGGGCCGTGGGGTTCAGCCACGGTAAAGATTATCCTGATTGCGATGGCAAACCGCTGGAGATTTAAGAGCGGTAAGTGGATGCAGATAGATTTGTTCAAACGGCGTCCTGTCGGTGTGCCGGTAGAGATTGAGGCGGTCATCGAATAA
- a CDS encoding tetratricopeptide repeat protein, producing the protein MKKILLIIVCVLFFTAGVSFGQNATLANQDKQGLNARSIEQVLRLDDEEVDLGTAVLIVSEQWSDVVEGRRYLSDLDDMAIEIRGRLKKKRLQANYKAIEVINKYLFDELGFRAVKDANNPDDLFLHSVLDRKRGYCLSLSVLYLSLGERLGLPLYGVVVPGHFFVRYDDGRVRFNIETTSKGGYADDEHYRKEFKVPKNSDGIYMENLNKIQTLGCFFNNLGNSYNEVGDINQAMLAIERAVEINPGLAESRMNLGNIYLKKDKVDDAIREYNAALEIDPGNAKIYNGLGNAYAEQGRWNEAASQFMRSVDMDPDFTEAYKNLATAYCEQERFGLAEMQLKHAIGLEPKDPNLYKQLGDIYTKMGDYKNGISQYKKALGKKSNLAEAHFGLAFCYNKLDLFDDELQEYKKALAIKPDMTAALVNLGNAYFNRHNYDAAIEQYKKAAQITPKDIMIHYNLGAAYSNNGQYEQAASEYGKAIEIDPKIGDAHKGLAFAFYRLEKYDLAWQHIKTAEKLGVEVSKDLLAAIEDEIK; encoded by the coding sequence ATGAAAAAGATTTTGCTGATAATCGTTTGTGTTTTGTTTTTTACGGCAGGGGTATCCTTCGGCCAGAATGCGACACTCGCCAACCAGGACAAACAAGGGTTGAATGCGCGGTCGATCGAGCAGGTGCTGAGATTAGACGATGAAGAGGTCGATTTAGGGACAGCAGTACTGATTGTCTCGGAGCAGTGGAGTGATGTCGTAGAGGGCAGGAGGTACCTGTCGGACCTGGATGATATGGCCATTGAAATCCGCGGGAGACTAAAAAAGAAAAGGCTGCAGGCGAACTATAAAGCAATTGAGGTAATAAACAAATACTTATTTGACGAACTGGGATTTAGGGCGGTTAAAGATGCAAACAACCCGGATGATTTGTTTTTGCATTCGGTACTGGACAGAAAACGCGGGTACTGCCTTAGTCTTTCGGTGCTTTACCTTTCGCTTGGGGAACGGCTGGGCCTGCCTTTGTATGGCGTTGTTGTGCCGGGGCATTTTTTCGTGAGATACGACGACGGACGGGTGCGCTTTAATATCGAGACAACCAGCAAGGGCGGATATGCTGATGACGAACACTACAGGAAAGAATTCAAGGTGCCGAAGAACAGCGACGGCATTTATATGGAGAACCTGAATAAAATCCAGACATTAGGCTGTTTTTTTAATAATCTTGGAAACAGCTACAATGAGGTCGGCGATATAAATCAGGCGATGCTTGCGATTGAGAGAGCAGTCGAGATAAATCCGGGCCTGGCTGAATCACGCATGAATTTAGGCAATATCTACCTGAAGAAAGATAAAGTAGATGACGCAATACGCGAATACAACGCGGCTCTGGAAATTGACCCGGGCAATGCCAAGATATATAACGGCCTTGGAAACGCATACGCCGAACAAGGCCGTTGGAACGAAGCAGCTTCGCAGTTTATGCGCTCGGTCGACATGGACCCGGATTTCACAGAGGCGTATAAAAATCTGGCAACCGCTTATTGCGAACAGGAAAGATTCGGGCTGGCTGAGATGCAACTGAAACATGCGATTGGTCTGGAGCCGAAAGACCCCAATCTGTATAAGCAATTAGGCGACATCTATACCAAGATGGGGGATTATAAAAATGGAATATCGCAATATAAAAAAGCTTTGGGGAAAAAGAGTAACTTGGCTGAGGCACATTTTGGTCTGGCTTTCTGTTATAACAAACTGGATTTGTTTGACGATGAACTTCAAGAATACAAAAAAGCTCTGGCAATTAAACCCGATATGACGGCTGCTCTGGTGAATTTAGGGAATGCATATTTCAACAGACATAACTATGATGCAGCCATCGAACAGTATAAAAAAGCCGCCCAGATAACACCAAAAGACATCATGATTCATTATAACCTCGGAGCGGCGTACTCCAACAACGGACAATATGAGCAGGCAGCATCAGAGTACGGGAAAGCGATTGAGATTGACCCGAAAATAGGCGATGCGCATAAAGGGCTGGCGTTCGCATTTTACAGGTTAGAAAAATATGATTTGGCGTGGCAGCATATTAAAACAGCCGAGAAATTAGGAGTCGAAGTTTCCAAAGACCTGCTCGCTGCCATCGAGGACGAAATAAAATAG
- a CDS encoding DUF3192 domain-containing protein: MKKAAVVSILFVLIAGCTSSLDRVRTANRRNLQKLSVGMAKEQALAIMGNESGGGRFGEPTVNSPYKSEILPGKDKTFEVLYYYTDIESTVYTANPATIMDSELTPLIFDNGKLIGWGADFLEDIKK, encoded by the coding sequence ATGAAAAAAGCGGCAGTTGTTTCCATATTGTTTGTGTTGATAGCCGGTTGCACTTCTTCGCTTGATCGGGTTAGAACTGCAAACAGGCGAAATCTGCAAAAACTTTCTGTGGGTATGGCCAAAGAGCAGGCGCTGGCGATTATGGGAAACGAAAGCGGAGGCGGAAGGTTCGGCGAACCGACGGTCAACAGCCCGTATAAGAGCGAAATCCTGCCTGGGAAAGACAAAACCTTTGAGGTGTTGTATTACTACACAGATATAGAAAGCACCGTCTACACTGCCAATCCGGCCACCATCATGGACAGCGAGCTGACGCCCCTTATTTTCGATAATGGAAAGCTTATCGGCTGGGGAGCGGATTTCTTGGAAGATATTAAGAAATAA
- a CDS encoding VCBS repeat-containing protein translates to MRPIRTIITVVILSVIISSTGAEPTDPNNLAAYYGFGEMEIIKLDWGIKGLRVADFNGDGRGDIAVVNDRKAKIELLLQKDSVGPGETPVAVDPNDIDINILSPPTRFQKESIAVSQKVFSFVCGDLNSDKMIDLAFYGEPKGLYVILQKAGETEAGKPKILNWRTRKKIKIDDGLTNPGALVCADLNNDGKDDLALAGRDGVYIILQKEDGSLAEPVKYPTTATTLGAEAGDLNGDKINDLILVTNNSEKPIHTRFGLAKGQLGPQVQFFIERPLALEVCNIDAEAGSEILTVDALSKRLICYKFTSEKEPDGDWPILFYPLTSGEGSNKRDLAVGDFDGDGLADIVVSDPGAAELIFYKQTPELGLAEPVKFPAFADIESLSAADIDGDGKVELAALSVKEKIIGKAKLEGDRLSFPQPVEIIGEPAAMDLADIDHDGKTDCLYISKDANDIRHLRVIYNLGATDKRDIPSKKKRSKEDADDAKSALELKGLASDPDGLKVLDVDQDGLEDVLIFVKYESPILVRQVQKKKFKVVDSPSAQASLIKDATLGSAAVANVDDKAGEEMLVAQNNFARSLVFAEGKTWSIIDQYNAKGTENKISAVAAFDIDGNGPQGRPAILLLDGQKGQLQILKAGVDNTYRFEKELNVGTWDTAAKHLKMLFVPLTDSKVKNILLFDGDKFALVTPPSDSQTPQHLEQLFSYETKIKDGLYGNLTAGDINGDGRVDIIMVDYNRNHIEILALDNDTKPIPAMRFKIFEQKSYRDGKELAKVSIEPREMKIADVTGDGKNDLVNVIHDRIVIYPQD, encoded by the coding sequence GTGCGGCCGATTAGAACAATAATCACGGTTGTAATTTTAAGTGTAATTATAAGCAGCACCGGCGCTGAGCCGACCGACCCTAATAATTTAGCAGCATACTACGGGTTCGGCGAGATGGAGATAATCAAATTAGACTGGGGTATAAAAGGTTTGAGGGTCGCTGATTTCAACGGCGACGGCCGGGGCGATATCGCCGTGGTCAATGACAGAAAGGCCAAGATTGAGCTGCTGCTTCAAAAAGACTCCGTCGGGCCGGGCGAAACACCTGTAGCTGTTGACCCTAACGACATTGACATAAACATACTCAGCCCCCCTACCCGTTTTCAAAAAGAGTCTATAGCAGTCTCACAGAAAGTCTTCAGTTTCGTTTGCGGGGATTTGAATTCAGACAAGATGATTGATTTGGCCTTTTATGGCGAGCCGAAGGGTTTGTATGTGATATTGCAAAAAGCAGGTGAGACTGAAGCCGGAAAGCCGAAGATCTTAAACTGGCGAACAAGAAAAAAAATAAAAATTGACGACGGCCTTACAAATCCCGGCGCGCTGGTGTGTGCCGATTTGAATAACGACGGTAAAGACGATTTGGCTCTGGCCGGCCGCGACGGGGTTTATATTATTCTGCAAAAAGAAGACGGCTCGCTGGCTGAGCCGGTGAAATATCCTACCACTGCGACGACACTGGGCGCAGAAGCAGGCGATTTGAACGGTGACAAGATAAACGACCTGATTCTCGTAACAAATAACAGCGAAAAGCCGATACACACGCGGTTCGGCCTTGCCAAGGGACAATTAGGCCCACAAGTTCAATTCTTTATTGAAAGACCGCTGGCATTGGAGGTTTGCAATATAGACGCCGAAGCCGGCAGCGAAATCTTGACTGTTGATGCGTTAAGCAAGCGGTTAATCTGTTACAAATTTACCTCCGAAAAAGAGCCGGACGGCGATTGGCCGATTCTGTTTTATCCACTTACTTCGGGCGAAGGAAGTAATAAGCGGGATTTGGCAGTCGGTGATTTTGATGGCGACGGGCTGGCTGACATCGTGGTAAGCGACCCTGGAGCCGCGGAACTTATTTTCTATAAGCAAACACCGGAACTCGGGTTGGCTGAGCCGGTGAAATTTCCCGCATTTGCCGATATTGAGAGTTTGTCTGCTGCAGATATCGACGGCGATGGGAAAGTCGAGCTGGCAGCTTTGAGCGTTAAGGAAAAGATAATCGGAAAAGCTAAATTGGAAGGCGACAGATTGTCGTTTCCGCAACCGGTCGAAATCATCGGTGAACCGGCGGCAATGGATCTTGCCGATATTGACCATGATGGTAAGACCGATTGTCTTTATATATCTAAAGACGCTAATGATATTAGACACTTAAGGGTAATTTATAATCTTGGCGCAACGGACAAACGTGACATCCCGTCAAAAAAGAAACGGTCTAAGGAAGACGCAGATGACGCCAAATCTGCTTTAGAACTTAAAGGGCTTGCCTCAGACCCGGATGGTTTGAAAGTTCTTGATGTTGACCAGGATGGTTTAGAGGACGTTCTGATATTTGTCAAATACGAATCTCCTATATTGGTTCGCCAAGTACAGAAGAAAAAATTTAAAGTAGTTGATTCGCCGAGCGCACAAGCAAGCCTGATTAAGGATGCAACTCTGGGGTCAGCGGCTGTAGCTAATGTGGACGACAAGGCAGGCGAAGAAATGCTGGTTGCACAAAATAATTTTGCGAGGAGCCTGGTTTTCGCAGAGGGCAAGACATGGAGTATAATAGACCAATATAACGCAAAGGGCACGGAGAATAAAATATCGGCAGTTGCCGCCTTCGATATTGACGGTAATGGTCCTCAAGGCCGCCCCGCTATCCTGCTGCTGGACGGTCAGAAGGGCCAGCTTCAAATACTCAAGGCAGGTGTCGATAATACCTACCGGTTTGAAAAAGAATTAAATGTCGGCACGTGGGACACAGCAGCAAAGCACCTAAAAATGCTGTTTGTACCTCTTACAGACAGCAAAGTTAAGAACATTCTGCTGTTCGACGGTGATAAATTTGCACTTGTAACGCCGCCAAGCGACAGCCAGACGCCGCAGCATTTAGAGCAGCTATTCAGTTATGAAACAAAAATAAAAGATGGTCTATATGGCAATCTTACGGCTGGGGACATTAACGGTGACGGCCGGGTCGATATTATTATGGTCGACTACAACCGCAATCATATCGAGATACTTGCGCTTGATAATGATACGAAGCCGATTCCCGCAATGCGTTTCAAGATATTTGAGCAGAAAAGCTATCGCGATGGTAAAGAACTCGCCAAAGTCTCTATCGAGCCGCGAGAGATGAAAATCGCTGACGTAACCGGCGACGGCAAAAACGATTTAGTAAATGTCATCCATGACCGAATAGTTATTTACCCTCAAGACTAA